From a single Ciconia boyciana chromosome 4, ASM3463844v1, whole genome shotgun sequence genomic region:
- the TTC39B gene encoding tetratricopeptide repeat protein 39B isoform X2: MDLKCALEECSMALNLFLNNKFSEALELLRPWSKDSMYHALGYSTILVMQAAMTFEQQDIQMGISTMKEALQTCQRFRKRSTVVESLSNLVSKQSVDQLSEEEMHAEICYAECLLQKAALTFVQDENMINFIKGGLKIRTSYQIYKECHQVLQMTQGNKSKNETYYQFEGGVKLGIGAFNLMLSLLPGRILRLLEFIGFSGNRELGLCQLREGASGSSLRAILCTFTLLVYHTYVSLILGTGEANLHEADSLLEPYLQKFPNGSIILFYAARIDILKGNFEKAQLRLQECMAAQQEWKQIHHLCYWELMWCYTFQQNWLQAYRYADLLSKESRWSKAIYVFQKAAILCMLPEDDLKRTGEDIVSLFRQVDGLKQRIAGKSIPTEKFAVRKTRRYASSQPVKLILPALEMMYVWNGFAIVGKRADLTENLLVTIEKEETALQNETNCNEYYMDDVCMLQLLKGLCLKHLGRLMQAELCFSKVIQSEKQIKYDSYLVPFTMYELGLLYKQQDEREKAIRCIETAKNNYKEYSMESRLHFRIHAALDSLKVSPASTP; encoded by the exons GTCTAAAGATAGTATGTACCATGCCCTTGGGTACAGTACTATTTTAGTTATGCAAGCTGCTATGACCTTTGAACAGCAGGATATACAAATGGGAATTTCTACAATGAAAGAAGCTTTGCAAACCTGCCAAAG ATTCAGGAAAAGAAGCACAGTGGTGGAATCCTTGTCCAATCTAGTTTCTAAACAGTCAGTGGATCAGTTGAGTGAAG AGGAAATGCATGCTGAAATCTGCTATGCTGAATGCTTACTACAGAAAGCAGCTCTCACCTTCGTACAG gatGAAAATATGATCAACTTCATCAAAGGTGGCCTCAAAATTAGGACGAGTTACCAAATATACAA AGAGTGTCATCAGGTGCTACAAATGACTCAggggaacaaaagcaaaaatgaaacttaTTATCAGTTTGAAGGAGGAGTAAAACTTGGAATCGGAGCATTCAACTTG atgcTGTCGCTTTTACCAGGAAGGATTCTCCGACTTTTAGAATTTATTGGATTTTCTGGCAATAGG GAGTTGGGCCTCTGTCAACTACGGGAAGGCGCATCTGGCAGCAGTTTGAGGGCCATTCTGTGTACTTTCACCCTGTTGGTTTATCATACTTACGTCTCCTTAATCCTTG GTACAGGGGAAGCCAACCTTCACGAAGCAGACAGTCTCCTCGAACCCTACCTCCAGAAATTTCCAAAT GGTTCTATTATTCTGTTTTATGCTGCCAGAATAGATATActgaaaggaaattttgaaaag GCACAGTTGAGGTTGCAAGAATGCATGGCAGCCCAGCAAGAGTGGAAACAGATTCATCATCTCTGTTACTGGGAGCTGATGTGGTGCTACACCTTCCAGCAGAACTGGCTTCAAGCATATCGGTATGCAGACCTGCTCAGCAAAGAGAGCAGGTGGTCTAAG GCAATATATGTATTCCAGAAGGCAGCAATTCTATGTATGCTTCCAGAGGATGATTTGAAAAGGACTGGTGAGGACATTGTATCTTTATTCAG ACAAGTGGATGGTCTAAAACAGAGAATTGCAGGAAAATCAATCCCAACTGAGAAATTTGCAGTAAGGAAAACTCGACGCTATGCAAGTTCTCAACCAGTGAAGCTGATACTACCCGCCTTG gAAATGATGTATGTCTGGAATGGCTTTGCAATTGTGGGCAAAAGAGCAGACCTCACTGAAAACTTACTGGTAACaattgaaaaagaagaaactgctcTACAAAATGAAACTA ATTGCAATGAATACTATATGGATGATGTGTGCATGTTGCAGTTACTGAAGGGCCTTTGCCTGAAACACTTGGGAAGACTCATGCAAGCTGAACTCTGTTTCAGTAAAGTAATTCAAag tgagaagcaaataaaatatgataGTTATTTGGTGCCGTTCACCATGTATGAGTTGGGTCTTCTGTACAAACAACaggatgagagagaaaaagcaataagATGCATAGAAACTGCAAA AAACAACTACAAAGAATACTCAATGGAGTCCAGGTTACACTTCAGAATTCATGCAGCACTTGACAGCTTGAAGGTGTCGCCTGCTTCAACACCTTAA